The Phenylobacterium koreense genome window below encodes:
- a CDS encoding transglycosylase SLT domain-containing protein, producing MSIQGIRGVVEAAIQRASHATGVDFTFLMKTAGRESGYDPRAKAQSSSAAGLFQFVEQTWLATLKQHGAKYGYARYAALINRGTDGRYYVQGAEARKAVMNLRMDPHAASLMAGELTSDHASYLRGRVGRAPTAGELYAAHFLGPQGSARLIEAVRSRPGASAASLFPEAAAANRSIFYRDGRAATVSEVYANLTSSAGGAARSVAAPQRAEGFIQYASARQQAVQPSQDAMINLILRGAKSDDDASSSMRMTGSLFTSEMLQALADARDKKS from the coding sequence ATGTCGATCCAGGGAATCAGAGGGGTAGTCGAGGCCGCGATCCAGCGCGCTTCCCACGCCACTGGCGTCGACTTCACCTTCCTGATGAAGACCGCGGGCCGCGAGAGCGGATACGACCCGCGGGCCAAGGCGCAGAGTTCGTCGGCGGCGGGCCTCTTCCAGTTCGTCGAGCAGACCTGGCTCGCCACCCTCAAGCAGCATGGCGCGAAGTACGGCTATGCCCGCTACGCGGCGCTGATCAATCGAGGGACCGACGGCCGGTACTATGTGCAGGGGGCCGAGGCGCGCAAGGCGGTGATGAACCTGCGCATGGATCCTCACGCGGCCTCGCTGATGGCGGGGGAACTGACCTCGGACCACGCGTCCTATCTGCGCGGCCGGGTCGGGCGCGCCCCGACGGCCGGCGAGCTGTACGCCGCGCACTTCCTCGGGCCGCAGGGCTCGGCGCGACTGATCGAGGCGGTGCGGAGCCGGCCCGGCGCGAGCGCGGCCAGCCTGTTTCCCGAGGCTGCGGCGGCGAACCGGTCGATCTTCTATCGCGACGGCCGCGCGGCGACCGTGTCCGAGGTTTACGCCAACCTGACCAGCTCGGCCGGCGGCGCCGCGCGGTCGGTGGCCGCGCCTCAGCGCGCCGAGGGCTTCATCCAGTACGCATCCGCCCGCCAGCAGGCGGTGCAGCCGAGCCAGGACGCGATGATCAACCTGATCCTGCGCGGGGCGAAGTCCGACGACGACGCCAGTTCGAGCATGCGGATGACCGGCTCGCTGTTCACCAGCGAGATGCTGCAGGCCCTGGCCGACGCGCGGGACAAGAAGAGCTAG
- the glpK gene encoding glycerol kinase GlpK, with product MSEPLILSLDQGTTSTRAILFDAKGAPIAEAGRPLEQFFPRDGWVEHDAEEIFQACVEVLREAVAKSGRPIEQVTAIGVTNQRETVVIWDKATGKPIHRAIVWQDRRTAETCERLRAAGKEGLVTSITGLLLDPYFSGTKIAWLLNEVEGARARAEAGELLAGTMDTWVIWRLTGGKVHATDATNASRTMLFDLKAQAWSPEMAQMLGVPTSLLPEVKDCAADYGDTEPQLLGRAVPIRGVAGDQQAALMGQGCIRAGEMKATYGTGCFLLVNTGEHLAPSRSRLLTTVAARLGGRTTYALEGSIFIAGAALQWVNSGFGVEGGGAGVEKLARTAREEHGVVLVPAFTGLGAPWWDANARGALFGMTRDTGLAEIAHAAFDACALQTRDLIEAMRADAPGAFGKDVELRIDGGMSRSAWFSQRLADLTGIAVGRASYLETTALGAALFAGIGAGVYADATEAAAARPSTERLEPALNTHAREAAYARWLDAVARVRTNA from the coding sequence ATGAGCGAACCGCTGATCTTGAGCCTGGACCAGGGGACCACCTCCACCCGGGCGATCCTGTTCGACGCCAAGGGCGCGCCGATCGCCGAGGCCGGGCGTCCGCTGGAGCAGTTTTTCCCACGCGACGGCTGGGTCGAGCACGACGCCGAGGAGATCTTCCAGGCCTGCGTGGAAGTGCTGCGCGAGGCGGTGGCCAAGTCGGGGCGGCCGATCGAGCAGGTGACCGCCATCGGCGTCACCAACCAGCGTGAGACCGTGGTCATCTGGGACAAGGCGACGGGCAAGCCGATCCATCGGGCCATCGTCTGGCAAGACCGGCGGACCGCGGAGACCTGCGAGCGGCTGCGTGCGGCGGGCAAGGAGGGGCTGGTCACCAGCATCACCGGCCTGCTGCTCGACCCCTATTTCTCGGGCACCAAGATCGCCTGGCTGCTGAACGAGGTGGAGGGCGCGCGGGCCCGGGCCGAGGCCGGCGAGTTGCTGGCCGGCACCATGGACACCTGGGTCATCTGGCGGCTGACCGGCGGCAAGGTCCATGCCACCGACGCCACCAACGCCTCGCGGACCATGCTGTTCGACCTGAAGGCCCAGGCCTGGTCGCCGGAGATGGCGCAGATGCTGGGCGTGCCGACCTCGCTGCTGCCGGAGGTCAAGGACTGCGCGGCCGATTATGGCGACACCGAGCCGCAGTTGCTGGGGCGCGCCGTGCCGATCCGGGGCGTGGCCGGCGACCAGCAGGCGGCGCTGATGGGGCAGGGCTGCATCCGCGCCGGTGAGATGAAGGCGACCTACGGCACCGGCTGCTTCCTGCTGGTCAATACGGGCGAGCACCTGGCGCCGTCACGCTCGCGGCTGCTGACCACCGTCGCCGCGCGGCTGGGCGGACGGACGACTTACGCCCTGGAAGGCTCGATCTTCATCGCCGGGGCGGCGCTGCAGTGGGTGAACAGCGGTTTCGGCGTCGAGGGCGGCGGCGCGGGCGTGGAGAAGCTGGCTCGCACGGCGAGGGAGGAGCACGGCGTGGTGCTGGTCCCGGCCTTCACCGGCCTCGGCGCGCCCTGGTGGGACGCCAACGCGCGCGGGGCGTTGTTCGGGATGACCCGTGACACCGGCCTAGCCGAGATCGCCCATGCCGCCTTCGACGCCTGCGCGCTGCAGACGCGGGACCTGATCGAAGCGATGCGGGCCGATGCGCCCGGCGCGTTCGGCAAGGACGTAGAGTTGCGGATCGACGGGGGCATGTCGCGCAGCGCCTGGTTCAGCCAGAGGCTGGCGGACCTGACCGGCATAGCCGTCGGCCGGGCGAGCTATCTGGAAACGACCGCCCTCGGCGCGGCCCTGTTCGCCGGCATCGGGGCCGGGGTCTATGCGGACGCGACCGAGGCAGCCGCCGCCCGGCCCTCGACCGAGCGGCTGGAACCGGCCCTGAACACCCACGCGCGGGAGGCGGCCTATGCGCGCTGGCTCGACGCCGTGGCGCGGGTGCGCACCAACGCCTAG
- a CDS encoding NAD kinase codes for MSKPEPLVTRLAFVASDRPEAQEARAALIARYGQAPDEAAQVIVALGGDGFMLETLHENLKNGRPIYGMNRGSVGFLMNDYSEDALLERINAAERAIIHPLAMTAVDTDGRAHRALAINEVSLLRQTRQTAKLRISIDGKVRLAELSCDGALVATPAGSTAYNLSAHGPIIPLDAKVLALTPISAFRPRRWRGALLHHTARVTFDILEADKRPVSAVADNFEVRDVAKVHVEENRDVALHMLFDAGRSLEERVLAEQFSV; via the coding sequence ATGTCCAAGCCTGAGCCTTTAGTCACCCGGCTGGCCTTCGTCGCCAGCGACCGCCCCGAGGCCCAGGAGGCCCGGGCCGCGCTTATCGCCCGCTATGGCCAGGCCCCCGACGAGGCCGCCCAGGTCATCGTCGCCCTGGGCGGCGATGGCTTCATGCTCGAGACCCTTCACGAGAACCTGAAGAACGGCCGGCCGATCTACGGCATGAACCGCGGCTCGGTCGGGTTCCTGATGAACGATTACAGCGAGGACGCGCTGCTCGAACGGATCAACGCCGCCGAACGCGCCATCATCCACCCCCTCGCCATGACCGCCGTCGACACCGACGGCCGGGCCCATCGCGCTCTGGCGATCAACGAGGTCTCGCTCCTGCGCCAGACGCGACAGACGGCCAAGCTGCGGATTTCCATCGACGGCAAGGTGCGGCTGGCCGAGCTCTCCTGCGACGGCGCCCTGGTGGCCACCCCCGCCGGCTCCACCGCCTACAACCTCTCGGCCCACGGCCCGATCATCCCTCTCGACGCCAAGGTGCTGGCCCTGACCCCGATCAGCGCCTTCCGGCCCCGCCGTTGGCGCGGGGCGCTGCTGCATCACACCGCCAGGGTGACCTTCGACATCCTGGAAGCCGACAAACGGCCGGTAAGCGCGGTCGCCGACAACTTCGAAGTGCGCGACGTCGCCAAGGTGCATGTCGAGGAAAACCGCGACGTCGCCCTGCACATGCTGTTCGACGCCGGCCGCAGCCTTGAGGAACGCGTGCTAGCGGAGCAGTTTTCCGTTTAG
- a CDS encoding ATP-binding protein: MQLEAEELRARGGRSVALQALETQASLLPYALAVFVVSLPIYVWAGSHAPNAGLMAGSFAIFACAWGLFYWATNWLKRSGAREDASRRSKVHIAGGLVWAIAVAQIAAFADGAGPVRDILMLIAVAAAVLVIFFTAPYLESLLLVGFAAAAGPLFFLLRSPADHSLLQLSLGALALALALALMLNRVLRRQFAMAAERETMMAERAERMEQARRIAQSKSDLVATLSHEIRNGLTGVAHVLGAAAGRSGRAAPSREQLSAALDAANDLIAVLNTTLDSETAEAGRLAVDPRPIDVVALVRDLTLLHRPNAAAKGLELSVHVAPELTIAEAGAAIADALRARQILANLIGNALKFTLRGRVEARIELVSPTRIAIEVADTGPGLAPEELEAAFEPFNRIARTSAGTSGAGLGLSLSRQLARLMGGDLSAHSAVGVGSCFRLELPFNEAAEPLREAPSSADAIVSPENHRRLRVLVAEDDSLNAAMLRAVIEQLGHQVVHAIDGRRAVDLAKVCEFDLLMIDGRMPNLDGPAAIGAIRALPIDVARVPIVAVIGGDAEEAQECLAAGADAVLRKPVSVAAVARAVADAVAIDRIPSSVRAIA, from the coding sequence ATGCAGCTTGAGGCCGAGGAACTTCGCGCCCGCGGTGGGCGGTCGGTCGCCCTGCAGGCCCTAGAGACCCAGGCCTCCCTGCTACCCTACGCCCTGGCCGTCTTCGTGGTCAGCCTGCCGATCTATGTCTGGGCCGGATCCCACGCCCCCAATGCGGGCCTGATGGCTGGCAGCTTTGCGATCTTCGCCTGCGCCTGGGGGCTGTTCTATTGGGCGACGAACTGGCTGAAGCGGTCGGGCGCGCGGGAAGACGCCAGCCGGCGCAGCAAGGTGCACATCGCCGGCGGCCTGGTCTGGGCCATAGCCGTCGCGCAGATCGCGGCCTTCGCGGACGGCGCCGGGCCGGTGCGCGACATCCTCATGCTGATCGCCGTCGCCGCCGCGGTGCTGGTGATCTTCTTCACCGCGCCATACCTGGAGAGCCTGCTCCTCGTAGGCTTCGCCGCTGCCGCCGGCCCCCTGTTCTTCCTGCTTCGCTCGCCGGCCGATCACTCACTGCTTCAGCTATCCCTGGGAGCCCTGGCCCTGGCCTTGGCGCTGGCGCTGATGCTCAACCGCGTCCTACGTCGGCAGTTCGCCATGGCCGCCGAGCGCGAAACCATGATGGCCGAGCGGGCCGAACGGATGGAGCAGGCCCGCCGGATCGCCCAGTCGAAGTCGGACCTGGTCGCCACCCTCAGCCACGAGATTCGCAACGGCCTGACCGGCGTGGCCCATGTCCTCGGCGCCGCCGCCGGCCGCAGCGGCCGCGCGGCCCCCTCGCGCGAACAGCTTTCCGCGGCGCTGGACGCCGCCAACGACCTGATCGCCGTCCTGAACACGACCCTGGACTCCGAAACCGCCGAGGCCGGAAGGCTGGCGGTCGATCCCCGCCCGATCGACGTGGTCGCGCTCGTGCGCGACCTGACCCTGCTCCATCGTCCAAACGCCGCCGCCAAGGGGCTGGAGCTTTCGGTCCACGTAGCGCCTGAACTCACCATCGCCGAAGCCGGGGCTGCGATCGCCGACGCCCTCCGCGCGCGCCAGATCCTGGCGAACCTGATCGGCAATGCGCTGAAGTTCACACTGCGGGGCCGCGTCGAGGCCAGAATCGAGCTGGTCTCCCCCACCCGCATCGCCATCGAGGTCGCCGACACCGGCCCTGGCCTGGCCCCGGAAGAACTCGAGGCCGCCTTCGAACCATTCAATCGCATCGCACGCACCAGCGCGGGCACCTCCGGCGCTGGCCTGGGTCTTTCGCTGTCGCGCCAGCTCGCCCGCCTGATGGGCGGCGACCTCTCGGCCCATAGCGCAGTCGGCGTCGGTTCCTGCTTCCGGCTGGAGCTGCCCTTCAACGAGGCGGCCGAGCCGTTGCGCGAGGCCCCCAGTTCCGCCGACGCGATCGTCAGTCCGGAGAACCACCGGCGCCTGCGGGTGCTGGTCGCCGAGGACGACAGCCTTAACGCGGCCATGCTCCGCGCCGTCATCGAACAGCTCGGCCACCAGGTGGTCCACGCGATCGACGGCCGCCGCGCCGTCGACCTGGCCAAGGTCTGCGAGTTCGACCTGCTGATGATCGACGGACGGATGCCGAACCTCGATGGCCCGGCGGCGATCGGGGCCATCCGCGCCCTGCCCATCGATGTCGCCAGGGTTCCGATCGTCGCGGTCATCGGCGGCGACGCAGAGGAAGCCCAGGAGTGCCTGGCCGCCGGCGCCGACGCCGTGCTCCGTAAGCCGGTCAGCGTCGCCGCGGTCGCCCGCGCGGTCGCCGACGCCGTCGCCATCGACCGCATCCCGTCGTCGGTCCGCGCCATCGCCTGA
- a CDS encoding efflux RND transporter periplasmic adaptor subunit codes for MLRRHFFLVGAIVVLGLMVLAGGAKLALTRGGGHGGPAAASQKGGPGGPGGMGGATPVTLAQAQSKVFVDTVDVIGMAKGRQSVTLTAATTQLVDRVLFTDGQSVPKGAVLVELKATEQNADIAQARARMVQAQRDFERWKQLAAQGFAAKAALDEKEATYLAAKADVVAAEAREGDRTIRAPFAGVVGLTDIAPGALINPGAPIVTLDDISSVRVDFQVPDRYLASIHEGQPISARIDAYPGEAIQGRIQKLDTRVNEQTRAITARAEFPNPDRRLKPGMMLRVSVAQGQRQVVAAPEAAVSVQGDAAFVYVISKRGDQTVSEQRAVLTGVRQNGLVEIRDGLQAGEQIVADGLNKIQPGQPIRVLSTDGRQKAAADLQPGARDARPRA; via the coding sequence TTGTTACGACGCCACTTCTTTCTCGTCGGCGCCATCGTGGTCCTTGGCCTCATGGTCCTGGCTGGGGGGGCGAAGCTCGCCCTGACCCGAGGCGGCGGTCATGGCGGTCCTGCCGCAGCGTCTCAGAAGGGCGGTCCGGGCGGCCCCGGCGGAATGGGCGGCGCGACGCCGGTCACCCTGGCCCAGGCTCAGTCGAAGGTCTTCGTGGATACGGTCGATGTCATCGGCATGGCCAAGGGCCGGCAATCGGTGACCCTGACCGCTGCCACGACCCAGCTCGTGGATCGAGTGCTGTTCACCGACGGGCAGTCGGTTCCCAAGGGCGCCGTGCTGGTGGAGCTGAAGGCCACCGAACAGAATGCCGACATCGCCCAGGCCCGCGCCCGGATGGTGCAGGCCCAGCGCGACTTCGAACGCTGGAAGCAGCTCGCCGCCCAGGGCTTTGCGGCCAAGGCCGCCCTGGACGAGAAGGAAGCGACCTACCTGGCCGCAAAGGCTGACGTCGTCGCCGCCGAAGCCCGCGAGGGCGACCGGACGATCCGGGCGCCGTTCGCCGGCGTGGTCGGCCTCACCGACATCGCGCCGGGCGCCCTGATCAATCCAGGCGCGCCGATCGTGACGCTGGACGACATCAGCAGCGTGCGCGTCGATTTCCAGGTGCCGGACCGCTATCTGGCCTCCATCCATGAAGGCCAGCCGATCAGCGCGCGCATCGACGCCTATCCCGGCGAGGCCATCCAAGGCCGCATCCAGAAGCTGGACACCCGGGTCAACGAGCAGACCCGCGCGATCACCGCCCGCGCCGAGTTTCCCAATCCCGATCGCCGGCTGAAGCCCGGCATGATGCTGCGGGTCTCGGTGGCCCAGGGCCAGCGTCAGGTCGTGGCCGCTCCGGAAGCGGCGGTCTCGGTCCAGGGCGACGCCGCTTTCGTCTATGTGATCTCGAAAAGGGGCGATCAGACCGTCAGCGAACAACGTGCGGTATTGACCGGCGTGCGTCAGAACGGTCTCGTAGAAATCCGCGATGGCCTTCAGGCGGGCGAGCAGATCGTGGCGGATGGACTGAACAAGATCCAGCCAGGACAACCGATCCGGGTTCTGAGCACGGACGGCCGTCAGAAGGCGGCCGCTGACCTGCAGCCGGGAGCGCGCGACGCGCGACCCCGGGCATGA
- a CDS encoding CaiB/BaiF CoA transferase family protein — MLLQGLKVVEFASYIAAPGAAGVLADWGAQVIKVERPEGDPMRHVFGDAKSALAGNPTFALDNRGKRAITLDISKPEGREALARLAATADVFLTNVRGPALKRAGLDEASLRAGNRRLIYAMVTGYGLDGPDSDKPGFDVTAFWARAGVAHMHAPKGADPFILRSGVGDHVTSLATVSAILAALYERERTGEGRLVQTSLLATGVYTVGSDLAVQLAFGRLASNKPRSAPFDPLANFYKSRDGHWFVLNPRGSSNDWQVLCAACDRPDLLEDERFRSGRLRKDNSPLLVAEFDRAFGALDFAEIARRLDDADLVWAPVQSPAGVAADPQVAASGALVDVEDGAGGTYRSPASPARFPGADASVLPPPPRQGQDTRHVLKELGYSPDQVEAMFAAGAAA, encoded by the coding sequence ATGCTGCTGCAAGGTCTGAAGGTCGTCGAGTTCGCGTCCTATATCGCCGCGCCCGGCGCCGCCGGCGTCCTCGCCGACTGGGGCGCGCAGGTCATCAAGGTCGAGCGCCCGGAAGGCGACCCCATGCGGCACGTCTTCGGCGACGCCAAGAGCGCCCTGGCCGGCAACCCGACCTTCGCCCTCGATAACCGAGGCAAGCGCGCGATCACCCTGGACATCTCCAAGCCCGAGGGCCGCGAGGCGCTGGCCCGCCTCGCCGCGACCGCCGACGTCTTCCTGACCAACGTCCGCGGCCCAGCTCTCAAGCGCGCCGGCCTCGACGAGGCCAGCCTGCGCGCAGGCAATCGGCGGCTGATCTACGCCATGGTCACTGGCTACGGACTCGACGGGCCGGACTCCGACAAGCCCGGTTTCGACGTCACCGCCTTCTGGGCGCGCGCAGGCGTCGCCCACATGCACGCGCCAAAGGGCGCCGATCCCTTCATCCTGCGCAGCGGCGTCGGCGATCACGTCACCTCGCTGGCCACGGTCTCGGCGATCCTGGCGGCCCTCTACGAGCGCGAGCGGACCGGCGAGGGACGTCTGGTTCAGACCTCGCTGCTGGCCACTGGCGTCTACACCGTGGGTTCGGACCTCGCCGTCCAGCTCGCCTTCGGCAGGCTCGCCTCCAACAAGCCCCGCAGCGCGCCCTTCGACCCGCTGGCCAATTTCTACAAGAGCCGCGACGGCCACTGGTTCGTACTCAATCCTCGCGGCTCCAGCAACGACTGGCAGGTGCTGTGCGCCGCCTGCGACCGTCCCGATCTGCTGGAGGACGAGCGCTTTCGCTCCGGCCGTCTGCGCAAGGACAACAGCCCCCTGCTGGTCGCCGAGTTCGACAGGGCGTTCGGCGCGCTCGACTTCGCCGAGATCGCACGCCGACTGGACGACGCGGACCTCGTCTGGGCTCCGGTCCAGTCCCCGGCCGGGGTCGCCGCCGACCCACAGGTCGCCGCCTCGGGCGCTCTGGTCGATGTGGAGGACGGCGCGGGCGGGACCTATCGCTCGCCCGCCTCGCCTGCGCGCTTTCCCGGCGCTGACGCGTCGGTTCTGCCCCCGCCGCCGCGCCAGGGTCAGGACACCCGCCATGTGCTTAAGGAACTGGGCTATTCGCCAGACCAGGTGGAGGCGATGTTCGCGGCCGGGGCCGCCGCCTAG
- a CDS encoding class II aldolase/adducin family protein: MADGSLAGVSSLKGKVSAEEWQARVDLAALYRLVALYGWDDAIYTHISARIPGPEHQFLINPYGMYFGEITASSLVKIDLDGNILQETPYFINPAGFTIHSAIHAAREDAHYVMHLHTDQGVAVAAQKEGLLPLSQHALIIGTMLAYHDYEGIALNLDERERLVADIGDKKVMLLRNHGTLAVGETAAECWINMFYLERACKQQVMALSAGRENVLLAPQAAQDEVKKQMSRGLGGKLAWPGALRQLDRALPGYDA; this comes from the coding sequence ATGGCCGATGGTTCGCTGGCGGGCGTCAGCTCGCTCAAGGGGAAGGTGAGCGCCGAGGAGTGGCAGGCGCGTGTGGACCTGGCCGCGCTTTATCGGCTGGTGGCGCTCTACGGGTGGGACGATGCGATCTACACCCATATTTCGGCCCGCATCCCGGGCCCGGAGCACCAGTTCCTGATCAATCCGTACGGAATGTATTTCGGCGAGATCACCGCCTCGTCGCTGGTGAAGATCGACCTGGACGGCAACATCCTTCAGGAGACGCCGTACTTCATCAATCCGGCGGGCTTTACGATCCACTCGGCGATCCACGCGGCGCGTGAGGACGCGCATTACGTCATGCACCTGCACACCGACCAGGGCGTGGCGGTCGCGGCGCAGAAGGAGGGCCTGCTGCCGCTCTCGCAGCACGCGCTGATCATCGGGACCATGCTGGCCTATCACGACTACGAGGGAATCGCCCTGAACCTCGACGAGCGCGAGCGCCTGGTCGCGGACATCGGTGACAAGAAAGTGATGCTGTTGCGCAATCACGGCACCCTTGCCGTCGGGGAAACCGCGGCCGAGTGCTGGATCAACATGTTCTACTTGGAGCGCGCCTGTAAACAGCAGGTGATGGCGCTTTCCGCCGGGCGCGAGAATGTCCTGTTGGCGCCGCAAGCTGCGCAGGACGAAGTCAAGAAGCAGATGTCGCGTGGCCTGGGCGGAAAACTGGCTTGGCCTGGCGCGCTTCGTCAGCTCGATCGCGCGCTTCCAGGCTACGACGCCTGA
- a CDS encoding DUF2336 domain-containing protein: MSLAADTDKLISLARGPQAGDRERLLLSIAELCASARAQASPPIQSLLAALVSETEPAVRRRIARRLAPARWATPGLMMPLALDAIEIAQPVIAASPALQDHHLIEVLAEGDIEHQVEVARRPAIGPAVVAAILQRGEPAVLNALAGNMKVRLSAHDMALLVEASEQIVSLRCPLARHPALDERLARRLHAWSGGALRQALERRFDLPSEAAPAAASAERRDEMERRLIAKLAAAGQLSPGYLLRALKEGRLNLFLSALAALGGFQASHVRQAVDSEAPELLGLACAAVGIDRSAFPAILSMVRQLNAGAPGGGQEGARRANGAFGPFDAHIAGAAFRQAVNAG, from the coding sequence TTGAGCCTCGCAGCCGATACCGACAAGCTGATCTCTCTCGCGCGCGGCCCCCAGGCCGGCGATCGCGAGCGTCTTCTGCTGTCGATCGCCGAGCTCTGCGCCTCAGCGCGCGCCCAGGCTTCGCCCCCTATCCAGTCTCTGCTCGCCGCCCTGGTCTCCGAGACCGAGCCTGCGGTGCGCCGGCGCATCGCCCGCCGCCTCGCTCCCGCCCGCTGGGCGACGCCGGGCCTGATGATGCCCCTGGCGCTCGACGCCATCGAGATCGCCCAGCCGGTCATCGCCGCCAGCCCCGCCCTGCAGGACCATCACCTGATCGAGGTCCTGGCCGAGGGCGACATCGAACATCAGGTCGAGGTGGCCCGCCGCCCGGCGATCGGCCCGGCCGTGGTCGCCGCCATCCTGCAACGGGGCGAGCCGGCGGTCCTCAACGCCCTGGCCGGCAACATGAAGGTGCGGCTCAGCGCCCACGACATGGCCCTGCTGGTCGAGGCTTCCGAACAGATCGTCTCCCTGCGCTGTCCCCTCGCCCGCCACCCTGCCCTCGACGAGCGGCTGGCCCGCCGGCTGCACGCCTGGTCGGGCGGCGCCCTGCGCCAGGCCTTGGAGCGGCGGTTCGACCTGCCGTCGGAAGCCGCGCCCGCCGCCGCCTCCGCCGAGCGCCGCGACGAGATGGAGCGCCGGCTGATCGCCAAGCTCGCCGCCGCCGGCCAGCTCAGCCCCGGCTACCTGCTGCGCGCCCTCAAGGAGGGCCGTCTCAACCTCTTCCTTTCCGCCCTCGCCGCTCTCGGCGGGTTCCAGGCCAGCCATGTGCGCCAGGCGGTGGATTCCGAAGCGCCGGAGCTGCTGGGCCTGGCCTGCGCGGCCGTCGGCATCGACCGCAGCGCCTTCCCCGCGATCCTCTCCATGGTCCGCCAGCTCAACGCCGGGGCGCCCGGCGGCGGGCAGGAGGGCGCACGCCGCGCCAACGGCGCTTTTGGCCCCTTCGACGCTCACATTGCCGGCGCCGCCTTCCGTCAGGCCGTCAACGCCGGTTGA
- a CDS encoding NUDIX hydrolase, whose product MTTSDIKPAATILLLRDEPSFEVLMVKRHHQIDFASGALVFPGGKSHAGDHDLAWADHALGWSEFDAEQRGLRIAAIREVFEEAGVLLGRHGDGRSIGGECATLETRQKVDAGELPFLNVVRELGVSIDLKALTIFARWITPPLTPKRFDTWFYVASAPDDQVAACDGRETVDAEWIAPREVLRLAEAGERKVIFPTRMNVRLLAEAQSADDCVARAQARKLVTVEPQIQDRPGGKVLVLPPDAGYGEVEEPLANVM is encoded by the coding sequence ATGACCACGTCAGACATCAAGCCGGCGGCCACCATCCTCCTGCTCCGCGACGAGCCGAGCTTCGAGGTGCTGATGGTCAAGCGACACCACCAGATCGACTTCGCCTCCGGCGCGCTGGTGTTTCCGGGCGGCAAGAGCCACGCGGGCGATCACGACCTGGCCTGGGCCGACCACGCGCTGGGATGGTCGGAGTTCGACGCCGAGCAGCGTGGCCTGCGCATCGCCGCGATCCGCGAGGTGTTCGAGGAGGCGGGGGTGCTGCTCGGCCGCCATGGGGACGGCCGGTCGATCGGCGGTGAGTGCGCGACGCTGGAAACCCGCCAGAAGGTCGACGCCGGTGAGCTGCCGTTCCTCAATGTGGTGCGTGAACTTGGCGTATCTATCGACTTGAAAGCGCTGACCATATTTGCGCGTTGGATCACGCCGCCGCTGACCCCCAAGCGTTTCGACACCTGGTTCTATGTAGCCTCCGCGCCGGACGACCAGGTGGCGGCCTGCGACGGACGCGAGACGGTGGACGCCGAATGGATCGCGCCGCGCGAGGTGCTGCGGCTGGCCGAAGCCGGCGAGCGGAAGGTGATCTTTCCGACGCGGATGAACGTGCGCCTGCTGGCCGAAGCACAAAGCGCCGACGATTGCGTGGCGCGCGCCCAGGCGCGGAAGCTGGTGACGGTGGAGCCGCAGATCCAGGATCGGCCAGGCGGGAAGGTTCTGGTCCTGCCGCCCGACGCTGGTTACGGCGAGGTGGAGGAGCCCCTCGCCAACGTCATGTGA
- a CDS encoding Hpt domain-containing protein translates to MSQQNPVTQAPGLRLKLGGRLGAIDPSAIAKAEAALKSLSGNFAQWLSDEITKLDAARARIGEEGVNAQTMETLYLRAHDLKGLGATYEFPLITKICGSLCSLIDAKDKRLNVDLTLVDAHIEAVKTAVRDGVKTEEQPEGRQMLDELARRVAGA, encoded by the coding sequence GTGAGCCAACAGAATCCGGTCACCCAGGCCCCCGGCCTTCGCCTCAAGCTCGGCGGACGGCTCGGCGCCATCGATCCTAGCGCTATCGCCAAGGCCGAAGCGGCCTTGAAAAGCCTCTCCGGCAACTTCGCCCAATGGCTGTCCGACGAGATCACCAAGCTGGACGCCGCCCGCGCGCGCATCGGCGAGGAGGGCGTGAACGCTCAGACCATGGAAACGCTCTATCTGCGCGCCCATGACCTCAAGGGCCTTGGTGCAACCTACGAGTTTCCGCTGATCACCAAGATCTGCGGCTCGCTCTGCAGCCTGATCGACGCCAAGGACAAGCGCCTGAATGTCGACCTGACCCTCGTCGACGCGCATATCGAGGCGGTGAAGACCGCTGTCCGCGACGGCGTGAAGACCGAGGAGCAGCCCGAGGGCCGCCAGATGCTCGACGAACTGGCGCGCAGGGTCGCCGGCGCCTGA